GAAACATTCGATGCTGCATTCAATTTGCGCGAGCAGTCCGTTGGGGAACTCGAGCATGCCGATAAGCGTGTTGTCAACCGCGCCGCCGCGCATCATCGCGCTTGCCCGCACCGGTTCACATCCGGCCACGAGCCTCGACAAATTCACGGGGTAGCATCCGACGTCGAGCAGCGCGCCGCCCGCCAAGTCAGGCGACGCGACAATGCTGGACGGATCGTCAAGAAAGAACGAAAAAACGCCATGAATGCCGATCACCTCGCCGATGGCGCCTTCATCCAGGCATGCACGCACACGGGCGTACATGGGATGATAGCGGTACATGAACGCTTCCATGACGGGCAGGCCGGTCCGGTCGCGCGCGCGCAGGATTTCGCGCGCCTCGGCGGCGTTGGCCGTCAACGGTTTCTCGCACAGCACGGGCAGGCCGGCTTCCAGCGAACGAATCGTCCATTCCGCATGCAGACTGTTTGGCAGGGGGATGTAGACGGCGTCCACCACGCCCGAACGCAGCAGTTCATCATAAGAACCGAACGCATGCGGCACATCGAAACGATCCGCCCATGCCTTGGCCTTGGCCGCATCCCGGCTCGCGATCGCCGTCAAATGGCTGTTCGAACTGAGGCGGATGCCTTCGGCCAGCGATTCCGCAATCGCCGCCGTTCCCAATATGCCCCAGCGAACCAATGCCATGTCGTATCCCCGTTCGGCCGGATCAGCCTATGCCCGCGTGATACTCCTGAAGCGAACGCACCTGCTGTTTTTCCTGCCGATATGCCGCGATGCCGCGTGCCGCGGCGATGGCCGCCGCCGTGGTCGTGATATAGGGAATTTTGTGTTTGATGGCCGCCTTGCGGATATAGGAGTCGTCGTCCGTTCCATACTTGCCGTTCGGCGTGTTGATTACGAGTTGTATTTCCCCGTTCCGCAGCGCGTCGAGCAGGTGCGGACGGTCCTCGTGAAGTTTCGCGATCGGTTCGGACTTGATCCCGTTGGCCGAGAGAAAGGCATGTGTTCCGCTGGTGGCCCGAATGCGGAAACCAAGGCTTTGTAGTTGCCGCGCCGCCTCGAGAATGCCCGGCTTGTCGCGATCCGTCACGGTGATCAACACGCAACCCTCCGAGGGCAGGCGCGACTGCGTGGCTTCTTCGGCCTTGTAGAAGGCCAAGCCGAAGGAATCCGCCATGCCGAGGACCTCGCCCGTCGAACGCATTTCGGGTCCCAGCACCGGATCCACCTCCGGGAACATGTTGAAGGGGAACACCGCTTCCTTCACGCCAAAATGGGGGACCGCCTTTTGTTTGAGGTCGAGATCCGCCAATTTTTCGCCCAGCATCAACCGGGTCGCGATGTTCACCATCGAGATATTGCACACCTTCGACACCAGCGGGACGGTGCGCGAGGCGCGCGGATTGGCTTCCAGGATATAGACCGTGTCGTTGTAGATGGCGTATTGGATATTCATCAACCCAATCACGTTCAAATCCATGGCAATCTGCCGGGTATAGCGGCAGATGGTGTCAATGTGCTTTGCGGGGATGCTGATGGGCGGGATCACACAGGCCGAATCGCCTGAATGAATGCCCGCCAGTTCGATGTGCTCCATGACGGTCGGGACAAAGGCGTCCGTTCCGTCCGCGATGGCGTCCGCCTCGCACTCGATGGCGTTTTCGAGAAACTTGTCAATCAGGATCGGCCGTTCCGGCGTTACGCCGACCGCCGCCGACACATAGTGGCGCAGCATGGCCTCGTCGTAAACGATCTCCATTCCGCGCCCGCCCAGCACATACGAGGGCCGCACCATCAGCGGATAACCGATTTCCCCGGCGATGGACAAGGCTTCCTCGACGTTGCTGGCCATGCCGGATTCGGGTTGCGGAATGCCCAGACGCCGAATGACCTTCCGGAAACGGTCGCGATCTTCCGCAAGATCTATCGTTTCCCACGACGTGCCGAGAATCCGCACGCCGGCCTCCGCGAGTTCCCGGGCGATGTTCAGCGGCGTCTGGCCGCCAAACTGCACGATGATCCCTTCCGGTTTTTCCTTCTCGTAAATGCTCAACACGTCTTCCACGGTCAACGGCTCGAAATACAGCCGGTTCGACGTGTCGTAGTCCGTCGAGACGGTTTCCGGATTGCAGTTGACCATGATGGACTCGATGCCTTGATCGCGCAGGGCAAAGGCCGCATGCACGCAACAGTAGTCGAATTCGATGCCCTGGCCGATGCGGTTCGGTCCGCCGCCCAGCACCATGATCTTCCGCGCCGGATTGGACGCAACCTTGTCCGGGCCGTTGTAGGTGGAATAGTAATACGCGGCATTTTCCACGCCGCTGACCGGCAGGATGTCCCATGACTCCACGACGCCGAGTCCAATGCGCTGCCGGCGCAGATCCGCTTCCGGAAGTCCCAGAATTTGCGCGAGATACTTGTCCGAAAAGCCGTCCTTTTTCGCTTGAACAAGCAGGTCGTCCGGCAGACCCTTGCCCTTGAAGGCCAGCATCTTTTCCTCGAGTTCGACCAGTTCCTTCATCTGTTCGATGAACCACGCCTTGATGTGTGTTTTTGCATGGAGATCCCTGACCGTGGCGCCCTTGCGCAGCGCCTCGTACATGATGAACTGGCGCTCGCTGCTGGCGAAGGCCAGCATGCGCATGAGTTCGTCGAGGGGTTTCTTGTTGAAATCCTTCGCGAAACCGAGTCCATACCGGCCGTTTTCGATCGATCGAATGGCCTTCTGGAAGGCCTCCTTGTACGTCTTGCCGATGCTCATGGCCTCGCCGACCGCCCGCATCTGGGTGCCGAGTTTGTCCTCGACCCCCTTGAATTTCTCGAAGGCCCAGCGACAGAACTTTACGACCACGTAATCGCCCCACGGCGCGTATTTGTCAAGCGTTCCCTCCCGCCAGTAGGGGATTTCGTCCAGCGTGACGCCGCCCGCGAGCATGGACGACACCATCGCGATGGGGAATCCGGTCGCCTTCGAGGCCAGGGCCGACGACCGCGACGTTCTCGGATTGATTTCGATCACGACGACGCGGCCGGTTTTTGGATCGTGCGCAAACTGGATGTTCGTGCCGCCGATGACCTGGATGGCCTCGACGATGTCGTAGGAATATTTTTGCAGCCGTTGTTGCAGTTCGGGCGCAATCGTCAGCATCGGCGCCACGCAGTACGAATCGCCCGTGTGCACGCCCATGGCGTCCACGTTTTCGATGAAGCACACCGTGATCATCTGGTTCTTGGAATCGCGCACGACTTCGAGCTCGAGTTCTTCCCAGCCCAAGACCGATTCCTCGACCAGAATTTGACCCACAAGGCTTGCCGAAATGCCACGCGCGGCGATTACCCGAAGTTCCTCGACGTTGTAGACCAGCCCGCCGCCCGTGCCGCCCATGGTATACGCGGGGCGAATCACCACCGGATAACCCAGACGATCCGCGATGCGTTCCGCCTCCTCGACGCTGTACGCCAGTTCGCTTTGGGGCATTTCAATGCCCAAGCGGTTCATGGTGTCTTTGAACGCCTGCCGGTCTTCCCCGCGCTCGATGGCGTCTACTTGGACGCCGATGACCTTGACGCCGTATTTGTCCAGGACGCCCGCCTTGTACAATTCCGCCGAGAGATTCAAGCCCGACTGGCCGCCCAGGTTTGGCAGCAGCGCGTCCGGGCGTTCCTTTTCGATGATTTCCGTCATGCGCGCCAGATTCAGCGGCTCGATATAGGTCGCGTCCGCCATGCCCGGATCCGTCATGATCGTCGCCGGATTCGAATTGACCAGCACGATCTCGTAACCGAGTTTGCGAAGCGCCTTGCACGCTTGGGTTCCCGAATAGTCGAATTCGCAGGCCTGCCCGATGACAATGGGGCCTGAACCGATAATCATGACTTTTTTGATGTCGTCCCTGCGGGGCATACTGGTTCCCTTTCTCGTTGCATTTCCATGGTCGAATACACGCATGGACACACGAATAGAACCATGCGTGGACATGCTTCAGCCCTCTGCCGGCTTCATGCAAGGCGGTACACTACCACAACGAGCAGGTTCGGGACTACTTTCCCCAAAGCGGTTCCCGGCGTTGTGGCAAGGGAATCGGATCCCGTGGAAATTACCGTTTCCGCGTATCCTCGACGATTTTCATCAGCCTGCGGCCGTATTCAACGTACGACTCGTAGAGATGTTGTTCGGTGTCGGCCTTTTGGCCTGTGTGAATGACCGCGGCCAAGTGCGGCTCGATCGAAAATCCGCCGTCGTATCCTTTTGCGAGCAGGTCGCGTACGATCTCCTTGACGTATCCGTCGCCCTCGCCGCAGTACGTGTAGACTTCCTTGTCCTCCACGATGCGCGCGTCCTTGATGTGGACGTACACGATGTCCTTGTAGACGGCTTGGTAGTAGTCCCAGGAGTTCTGCCGGTAGGTCGGCGGATTGCCCGTGTCGAAGACGACCTTCAGCGCCGGGCTGTTGACTTCGCCGAGCAGGATATTGCTGTTTTCCGCCGAGAGGCCGCCCCAACCGCTGCAGTTTTCGTGCGCCAGCGTGACGCCGCCGTCTTCGGCGATCTTCGCGAGCGTCTTCATGCGGCGGATGGCCTCCCTGCGCCATTCCGGTTCCGGCAACGGGTGGTCCTTGTCGTTTGGATAACTCATGACGCGGATGAATGGCGTGCCGAACCGGTGCATGCGCGGGATCGCGCGTTTCAGATCCTCGATGTCTATGTTCGGATCGCAGGTAATCGGGCGCGCCCAGTTCGCGATGGCGCTGGCGAAGCACGACACATTCATCCCCGCTGCCGTCACCTTCTCGAACACCGCGTCGAACGCTGCGTCCGGCAGCATCGTCAGGTTCTGCCCGTCAATCATGCGCAGTTCGAGATGCGTCCAGCCCAGTTCGCGATGCGCCTTGATCTGGTTGTCAATGCCTTGTCCCGCTTCATCCGAAATACCCGAAAAAAACATGCGTGATCCTTTCATTTCCAACGTCGGGCGACAGGCCGGGGCGCGCGCTAAACGCCCTGCGCATTCCCGGCCGCGTTCATTCCTTCCTCATCAATCCAAAATCATCTGACCAGCGACTTGTCTACGCGGTCGCGTATTTCCCTGCCCGTCAACGCCTCCACCAATTCGAGACCAAACGCCAGGGCCGTGCCGGGTCCACGCGAGGTAATGACATTTCCGTCGCGCTCGACCGCCGCGCCCGTGTAGGTCACGCCGGGCAATTCCATCTTGTCGAGCACGCCGGGGTAGCTGGTCGCGCGTTTGCCGGCCAGCACGCCCGCCTTTCCGAGCACGGCGGGCGCCGCGCAAATGGCGCACACCCATTGGCCCGCCGCCGCCATGCGTTGGACAAGCGAGATGATGCGCTCGTCGTTCGCCAGATTGTCCGTGCCCGGCTGGCCGCCCGGCAGCGCGATCATGTCGAACGGCTTTTTGATCGCCTCCTCCAATAAAACGTCGGGGATCAGCACCGTGCCCCGGCTGGCCTTGACCGGTTCGCGATCCAGCCCGGCGGTGGTCACTTCGACGCCCGCCCGGCGCAGCAAATCAATGATCGTGACCGCTTCCATTTCCTCGCATCCCTGCGCCAGCGGAATCAATGCGTATTTGTTCATGGCTCGAGTTCCCTCACGAAACGTTTTGCACCCCGGAATGTCCGTCGCCGTTTTTTCCCGCCTTGGTTTTGGGGGACGGCGTCTTGAACAATCCGTCCAGCATCGCCCGTGTTTTCGCTGTCTTCGCTTTCCCGAAAAACCGGCGCGCATACGACTGAAACGACCGTAGCCGCTTCGCGCTTGCCTTGTCGAGCCGAAGCAGCAACGCACGGCATCCGGGACGCTCCCGGTCGGGCGCGTCCTCCACGATTTGGACCAGGTAACGCCGCAAGACGACCACGTCGTGCCATTCGCCCAAACGGTCCTGGGCCGCCTTCAATTCGTCTATGAAACGTTCCAACAGACTATGGGCTTCAGAGGACGCATTGCAACTTTTCGATTCCGGCTGTCCGGCGTCCACGATCGTGCATTTCCGGTAAATTTCGCAGGTGTAGCGTAGTTTCTTGAAGGCAATCCGTAGCCGATGAAGCGTTTCCTCGGAAGGATGGGCGAGCCACGCGAGGTAGGTTTCGATCACCGATTCATAGCGACGGCCCATGCGCCGGGAGGCGCGTTTGGGACCATACGGCGCATGGGAACCGCGGACCTCGGACAATTCCGTGAAAATCCGGGCGAATCGCTCGCCGGCCAACAATCTTGCCGCGCGTTGAACCGCGGACGATTCGGTGGCCCGCATTTCCTCGAGCGAACGCAGGGTGTAAAGGCTCGAAACGGCGGATTTCGGACAGACGACCGCCGCGGAATCCTTTTCCCGCGCGTCGCGCACATCCAGCACGGTTTTCAGCAACTCGAGGCAAACGTCCAACTCGCGCGCGCGACCCAATCCACGGCCAATTGTCCCGAGCAAACCGGCGGCGCGTTTGACGCGTCCCGACGGAAACCATCGGCCCTGTTCCGACAGCAGCGCACGCAACCGCCGCGTGGCTACCCGGACGTCGTGGATGGCGTCGGGATCTTCAAGCGCCAGTTTCTCCTGTTTCCGTCGCATTTCGCGCAATTGCGCCTTAAGATACGCTTTCACCGGTGAAAAACCCGGATCCGACATTCGCGCGCCCACTCGGTATCTCCCTGATTCGCCCATGGCCCAAGAAACGCGGGACGATACGCCGTGCGCATCCGCTTGACGCGCCCAAACGCGCAAGCGGACGGCCCGTTACTTGCCGCCAACCGACAGCGTAAACAGTATATCCATTTTCGGGGAAAAAGTCAGCATTTTTTCGCGCGCGGGCGCCGCGAACTCAGCCCATTTTTGCAACGCGCCGGCAATGGCGTTCACCGCCGCTGAAGGGAGTTTCAAGGAATACATCAAGAATCGCGATGCATTCGTCCAGCGTCAGTACACGGCGGCCCAGGCACAACACATTCGCATCGTTGTGCTCGCGGGCGAGCCTCGCCATCGTTTCATTGGCGCAAACGGCCGCGCGTATGCCGGCGTTCCGGTTGGCGGCGATGCCCATGCCGATGCCGGTGCCGCACACGAGCACCCCCATGTCCGCCTCTCCATCGAGAATGGCATCGCATACGTTGCGGGCGAAATCCGGGTAGTCCACCGATTCCGGACCGTTCGTGCCGCAATCCACGACCGCATGGCCCCGCGCCTCGATATACGCCGTAATCGCGGGTTTATAAGGTGTTTCGCCCTCGTAGGCCGCATGATCGCTTCCAACCGCGATGCGCATCTCAGTTCCTCCTTCAATGGCCGTCACCATGCCAAGAGATGTCGGGACGCATGAACCAACTCGGCGCAACGGCCCGCGGCGCCCCAATTCATTGAGGCGCACACAATGGCAGTCAATCCGAATGGGAATTCGGCGTTAGGTTATCGAACGCGAAGAAACACAATCTTTCTCCGTCCGTTGTCAAAGTTTCCACATTTGTTGTGGTCGTTTCCACTTTTTGGGCGGGGCGCGGAATTTGCGCGCCAACCGGTCAAACAGGTACGGTATGCGCGGGTTGACGGGCAACCGAAAAAGGAACGACGAGGATGTTGATTTCAAGAAGTGGCATGTGTTCGGGAATCAATTCGGGCATTGCCTTCATGGCCGGCCTTTTGGCGTGCGCGCCGGGGATGGCGGCGGATTCATCGGATATCCGTTGGGATTTGGAGGAGGGCCGGTGGAGCGCGGAACGCGCCAATCGCTGGTATGCGGAACAACCCTGGCCGGCCGGCGCCAATTTTGTGCCCAGCACCGCGTCGAATCAATTCGAAATGTGGCAGGCGGATACATGGGACCCGGCGACGATCGATCGCGAATTGGGCTGGGCGGCGGGGATCGGCTTCAATGTGATGCGCGTGTACCTCCACGACATGGCGTGGTCGGACGACGCCCGGGGATTCGAGAAGCGTATGGCGGAGTACCTGGACATTGCCGGCAAGCACGGCATCAAGACGGTTTTCGTGCTGTTCGACTGCGTGTGGGATCCGTATCCAAAGACAGGCCCGCAGAAGGAGCCGGTTCCCGGCGTGCACAACTCGCGATGGGTCCAGAGTCCGCACGTGGACATCCAGAAGGATCCCGCCCGTTACGGCGAACTCAAGCCGTATCTGACCGCCATCTTGTCGCGCTTCAAGGACGACCGCCGCGTGCTTGCGTGGGATCTGATGAACGAGCCGGGCAATCCCGTGCCGCAATACGAGGACAACTGGAAGCAGGAAGATCGGGAAGCCGCGCATCTTGCCCTATTGAATCTGCTGTTTGACTGGGGTCGCGAGATCAATCCTTCCCAGCCGCTGACCGCCGGCGTTTGGGTGCAGGTCGGGCGGCGCACTCATCCTGTGGCGCCGCTGGACAAGGTCATGCTCGAACGGTCCGACATCATCACCTTCCACACCTACGAGCCGTTGCCGGCGGCAAAGACCGCCGTGGCGTGGCTGAAAAAGGCCGGGCGCCCGATTATATGCACCGAATACATGTCGCGCGGCTCCGGAAGCACCTTTGAAACCATCATGCCCTTTTTCAAGGGAGAAAACGTGGGCGCCATCAACTGGGGACTCGTCAGCGGCCGATCGCAAACCATCTACCCTTGGAGTTCCTGGGAAAAGCCCCTGAAGGAAGAGCCGAACCCGTGGTTCCACGACGTGTTCCGCAAGGACGGGACCCCCTATTCGGCGGGCGAAATTGCGTTGATCCGGAATCTTACCGGCGCGGGGCGGTGAAAGCGCCGCATCTGCGCGCCGCGTGTTTCGTTTCGTTGCGGTTTTCCTGAGAGCGTGTTTCAAAAGTAACATGTACTCTTTATGTAAGACAGACTGTCTAGTCTGTCCTTGTGTGAACCGAGAAAAAGGCATTGAAACAGGCTGGACAGTCTGTTCCATTACCTTTTGAAACATGCCCTGAAAGGCGGTGCGCACATGAACGGTTCAGAAACATGCACGCAGTGCCCGGTCTGCGGGGGAACGCCGCGCGTGGCGTTTGCCCTGCGCGACGGACGGCGCGAAATGCGTTGTTGCGGATGCGGGTTATTCTTCTACTGGCCGCTGCCGTCCGAATCCGAACAGAAAGCCTTTTACGATGCGCAATGGGCCGAGGAATCGAGCGAATACCACGCGCATTACGACGATGCGGCGCTCGAAGACGAGAATCTGAGAAACAACTTCATTCCCCGCCTCGAACTACTGGCAAACCGGGGGTTTTCCGGAAATCTTCTCGATGTCGGGTGTTCGGTCGGCACCTTCCTGCGCGCCGCCAAGGAACGCGGATGGAATGTGCAGGGAATCGATCTGGGCGAGGCGGCCTGTGCGCGGACGGCGGCGGCCATCGGATGTCCGGTGCATTGCGGCGTGCTGGAAGAAGCCGCCCTGCCCGGCGCGTCCTTCGACGTAATCCACGCATCGCAGGTCATCGAGCATGTAATGGAGCCGAAACGGTTTCTCAGCGCGGCGCGGCGGTTGTTACGTCCGGGCGGCGCGCTGCTGCTGGCCGCGCCGATCATCGCCCCGAGCGTGTACCGGACCACCCATTTCGTGCAAAAAACGGTCGTGCCGGCCGTGTCGCGCGGGCGCGAATATCCGTATCCATGGGCGATTCACCACCCCTTCCATGTCTATGCGCACAGCCCGGCATCCCTGCGGCTGCTGGTTGAATCGTCGGGATTTCGAATTGTCCATGTGCGTGTCGTGCGCTGGCAGTCCTTTGCGCGATTGAACGTGAAGTGGCGCGTTTTCTACCGTTTGATGAACGGCCTTTTCCGCGTGTTGCGGACCGGCATGAACATGGACATCCTTGCGGTGAAGACGTGACCGGCTTCGACCTTTCATCCTGAGATCGCG
This DNA window, taken from Candidatus Hydrogenedentota bacterium, encodes the following:
- a CDS encoding Gfo/Idh/MocA family oxidoreductase, yielding MALVRWGILGTAAIAESLAEGIRLSSNSHLTAIASRDAAKAKAWADRFDVPHAFGSYDELLRSGVVDAVYIPLPNSLHAEWTIRSLEAGLPVLCEKPLTANAAEAREILRARDRTGLPVMEAFMYRYHPMYARVRACLDEGAIGEVIGIHGVFSFFLDDPSSIVASPDLAGGALLDVGCYPVNLSRLVAGCEPVRASAMMRGGAVDNTLIGMLEFPNGLLAQIECSIECFERVRAEITGTRGAIVMESPWNPGNRRAEFILCREGATERIETPGANRFQLEVEDFANAVRTGTAPRWPIEDAVANMAALDALITAARTGTVVAVG
- the carB gene encoding carbamoyl-phosphate synthase large subunit, which encodes MPRRDDIKKVMIIGSGPIVIGQACEFDYSGTQACKALRKLGYEIVLVNSNPATIMTDPGMADATYIEPLNLARMTEIIEKERPDALLPNLGGQSGLNLSAELYKAGVLDKYGVKVIGVQVDAIERGEDRQAFKDTMNRLGIEMPQSELAYSVEEAERIADRLGYPVVIRPAYTMGGTGGGLVYNVEELRVIAARGISASLVGQILVEESVLGWEELELEVVRDSKNQMITVCFIENVDAMGVHTGDSYCVAPMLTIAPELQQRLQKYSYDIVEAIQVIGGTNIQFAHDPKTGRVVVIEINPRTSRSSALASKATGFPIAMVSSMLAGGVTLDEIPYWREGTLDKYAPWGDYVVVKFCRWAFEKFKGVEDKLGTQMRAVGEAMSIGKTYKEAFQKAIRSIENGRYGLGFAKDFNKKPLDELMRMLAFASSERQFIMYEALRKGATVRDLHAKTHIKAWFIEQMKELVELEEKMLAFKGKGLPDDLLVQAKKDGFSDKYLAQILGLPEADLRRQRIGLGVVESWDILPVSGVENAAYYYSTYNGPDKVASNPARKIMVLGGGPNRIGQGIEFDYCCVHAAFALRDQGIESIMVNCNPETVSTDYDTSNRLYFEPLTVEDVLSIYEKEKPEGIIVQFGGQTPLNIARELAEAGVRILGTSWETIDLAEDRDRFRKVIRRLGIPQPESGMASNVEEALSIAGEIGYPLMVRPSYVLGGRGMEIVYDEAMLRHYVSAAVGVTPERPILIDKFLENAIECEADAIADGTDAFVPTVMEHIELAGIHSGDSACVIPPISIPAKHIDTICRYTRQIAMDLNVIGLMNIQYAIYNDTVYILEANPRASRTVPLVSKVCNISMVNIATRLMLGEKLADLDLKQKAVPHFGVKEAVFPFNMFPEVDPVLGPEMRSTGEVLGMADSFGLAFYKAEEATQSRLPSEGCVLITVTDRDKPGILEAARQLQSLGFRIRATSGTHAFLSANGIKSEPIAKLHEDRPHLLDALRNGEIQLVINTPNGKYGTDDDSYIRKAAIKHKIPYITTTAAAIAAARGIAAYRQEKQQVRSLQEYHAGIG
- a CDS encoding sugar phosphate isomerase/epimerase family protein, which encodes MFFSGISDEAGQGIDNQIKAHRELGWTHLELRMIDGQNLTMLPDAAFDAVFEKVTAAGMNVSCFASAIANWARPITCDPNIDIEDLKRAIPRMHRFGTPFIRVMSYPNDKDHPLPEPEWRREAIRRMKTLAKIAEDGGVTLAHENCSGWGGLSAENSNILLGEVNSPALKVVFDTGNPPTYRQNSWDYYQAVYKDIVYVHIKDARIVEDKEVYTYCGEGDGYVKEIVRDLLAKGYDGGFSIEPHLAAVIHTGQKADTEQHLYESYVEYGRRLMKIVEDTRKR
- a CDS encoding DJ-1/PfpI family protein — its product is MNKYALIPLAQGCEEMEAVTIIDLLRRAGVEVTTAGLDREPVKASRGTVLIPDVLLEEAIKKPFDMIALPGGQPGTDNLANDERIISLVQRMAAAGQWVCAICAAPAVLGKAGVLAGKRATSYPGVLDKMELPGVTYTGAAVERDGNVITSRGPGTALAFGLELVEALTGREIRDRVDKSLVR
- a CDS encoding CHAD domain-containing protein, with the translated sequence MGARMSDPGFSPVKAYLKAQLREMRRKQEKLALEDPDAIHDVRVATRRLRALLSEQGRWFPSGRVKRAAGLLGTIGRGLGRARELDVCLELLKTVLDVRDAREKDSAAVVCPKSAVSSLYTLRSLEEMRATESSAVQRAARLLAGERFARIFTELSEVRGSHAPYGPKRASRRMGRRYESVIETYLAWLAHPSEETLHRLRIAFKKLRYTCEIYRKCTIVDAGQPESKSCNASSEAHSLLERFIDELKAAQDRLGEWHDVVVLRRYLVQIVEDAPDRERPGCRALLLRLDKASAKRLRSFQSYARRFFGKAKTAKTRAMLDGLFKTPSPKTKAGKNGDGHSGVQNVS
- the rpiB gene encoding ribose 5-phosphate isomerase B; the encoded protein is MRIAVGSDHAAYEGETPYKPAITAYIEARGHAVVDCGTNGPESVDYPDFARNVCDAILDGEADMGVLVCGTGIGMGIAANRNAGIRAAVCANETMARLAREHNDANVLCLGRRVLTLDECIAILDVFLETPFSGGERHCRRVAKMG
- a CDS encoding cellulase family glycosylhydrolase produces the protein MLISRSGMCSGINSGIAFMAGLLACAPGMAADSSDIRWDLEEGRWSAERANRWYAEQPWPAGANFVPSTASNQFEMWQADTWDPATIDRELGWAAGIGFNVMRVYLHDMAWSDDARGFEKRMAEYLDIAGKHGIKTVFVLFDCVWDPYPKTGPQKEPVPGVHNSRWVQSPHVDIQKDPARYGELKPYLTAILSRFKDDRRVLAWDLMNEPGNPVPQYEDNWKQEDREAAHLALLNLLFDWGREINPSQPLTAGVWVQVGRRTHPVAPLDKVMLERSDIITFHTYEPLPAAKTAVAWLKKAGRPIICTEYMSRGSGSTFETIMPFFKGENVGAINWGLVSGRSQTIYPWSSWEKPLKEEPNPWFHDVFRKDGTPYSAGEIALIRNLTGAGR
- a CDS encoding methyltransferase domain-containing protein; this encodes MNGSETCTQCPVCGGTPRVAFALRDGRREMRCCGCGLFFYWPLPSESEQKAFYDAQWAEESSEYHAHYDDAALEDENLRNNFIPRLELLANRGFSGNLLDVGCSVGTFLRAAKERGWNVQGIDLGEAACARTAAAIGCPVHCGVLEEAALPGASFDVIHASQVIEHVMEPKRFLSAARRLLRPGGALLLAAPIIAPSVYRTTHFVQKTVVPAVSRGREYPYPWAIHHPFHVYAHSPASLRLLVESSGFRIVHVRVVRWQSFARLNVKWRVFYRLMNGLFRVLRTGMNMDILAVKT